A single Lolium perenne isolate Kyuss_39 chromosome 6, Kyuss_2.0, whole genome shotgun sequence DNA region contains:
- the LOC127310359 gene encoding RING-H2 finger protein ATL39-like, which translates to MSDLLAGLRLSMRFRGGENVRHGACYGVVVSFVSMLVFCVLVATVSVWKAFVFAGLVLVSFGVVECLKQRGGTGDEQVARAGIPPPACQLGIAKSVVDTLPTFAYASNGVEGGHDLESGSTKLCSVCLEDLEDSEMVRQLPTCKHLFHVDCIDMWLHSHSTCPVCRCDLSPARSTTAKVAELPAADALPPV; encoded by the coding sequence ATGTCTGACCTGTTGGCGGGGCTCAGGCTCTCGATGCGGTTCCGCGGAGGCGAGAACGTCCGGCACGGAGCATGCTATGGCGTCGTGGTGTCCTTCGTGTCGATGCTCGTCTTCTGCGTGCTCGTCGCCACCGTCAGCGTCTGGAAGGCGTTCGTGTTTGCCGGCCTGGTGCTGGTTTCCTTCGGGGTCGTAGAATGCCTCAAGCAGAGGGGCGGCACCGGCGACGAGCAGGTGGCTAGGGCGGGCATTCCGCCGCCGGCGTGCCAGCTCGGGATCGCGAAGTCTGTGGTCGATACACTCCCAACGTTCGCGTATGCGTCTAATGGCGTCGAGGGAGGTCACGACCTCGAGTCTGGGAGCACCAAGCTCTGCTCCGTGTGCCTGGAGGACCTTGAGGACAGCGAGATGGTGCGGCAGCTCCCAACCTGCAAGCACCTCTTCCATGTCGACTGCATCGACATGTGGCTGCATTCGCATTCGACGTGTCCTGTTTGCCGCTGCGACCTCTCACCAGCACGGTCTACTACTGCCAAGGTGGCGGAACTGCCGGCTGCTGATGCGTTGCCGCCTGTATAG